Within the Candidatus Thermoplasmatota archaeon genome, the region TCGGAAGTCAAGGAGCTGGAAGTGATGGCCGACCATGTGCATCTCTTCATCGGAGCACCCCCGACGGAATCTCCTGTCGGGATCGTAAAGGCTCTGAAAGGGATCAGCGCGAGGGTGTTGTTCGACGAGCATCCAGTCCTGCGGACAATGTTCCGACAGGGGCATCTATGGAGCCCGAGCTATTACATTGGGACGGTGGGGCATGTGTCTGCGGAAGCGATAGCGAGGTATATCAGGGATCAGAAGTTGCGGAGGGTCGGGCGACCTGCTTCCTCCCCCAATGAATTGGGGGTCTCCGCAGGACGGATTCCATGAATCTGACTAGGTCGGAGGTCGCCAGCTTTGCCGCTTTGTCAAGAGTCTTAGCGGCAGCGTAGGACAACCATTCCGTGGGAGTCTCGATCATCGGCCTTCGTACCTCAATATCATCTGCTTTGGAAAGACTAAGGGTCACCTCGGCCGGGACCTCGATCCCGGTACCGCAGACCTCCCCGTCTCCCATCGCTGCGTGGACATCCCCCAGAGCGAACATCGCACCGTCGACGAAGGTCGGCAGATAGACCTTTGACCCTTCTCTCGCCTCCACCGTGTCCATGTTCCCTCCGTGATCGCCAGGGTGGAATGTCGGGAACTCGCCCTTCGCTGGGGACACGCCAAGCACGCCTACGTGAGGGTTGAGGTCTATCGACAGGTCGTCGGAGAACTTCGCCTTGTTGCCTCTGATCTCTACTATCTTAGTTCTCGATTTCCTGACATCCTCGCAAAGGATTCCGAGCTCGGGGGAGCACATGATGATTCCTAAGGGACCGCATTTTATTTTCTCGATGGAGATGCAGAGAGTCTCGCCTGCGGACATGCCATCGACTCTGACGGGGCCAGTGGCTGGATTCAC harbors:
- the tnpA gene encoding IS200/IS605 family transposase gives rise to the protein SEVKELEVMADHVHLFIGAPPTESPVGIVKALKGISARVLFDEHPVLRTMFRQGHLWSPSYYIGTVGHVSAEAIARYIRDQKLRRVGRPASSPNELGVSAGRIP
- a CDS encoding acetamidase/formamidase family protein; its protein translation is MPAGDMLQRFSSKKVIHVFSPKNRPAHSVENGEMVVVESPDCFSGLVKTSKKLFEDVPMERVNPATGPVRVDGMSAGETLCISIEKIKCGPLGIIMCSPELGILCEDVRKSRTKIVEIRGNKAKFSDDLSIDLNPHVGVLGVSPAKGEFPTFHPGDHGGNMDTVEAREGSKVYLPTFVDGAMFALGDVHAAMGDGEVCGTGIEVPAEVTLSLSKADDIEVRRPMIETPTEWLSYAAAKTLDKAAKLATSDLVRFMESVLRRPPIHWGRKQVARPSATSDP